The following coding sequences are from one Canis lupus baileyi chromosome 19, mCanLup2.hap1, whole genome shotgun sequence window:
- the LOC140611372 gene encoding olfactory receptor 7G1-like, which translates to MEPRNETVIIEFLLMEVTDNPELQSLIFILFLFMYLVTVLGNLLIILAVISDSHLHIPMYFFLFILSFTDICLSTTTIPKILVNIHTQNQSITYAGCLTQICFVMVFASLDSCILSVMAYDRYVAICHPLRYTVIMNSHLCGLLILLSLFISIVDALIHNLMVLHLSFCTELEIPLFFCEVIQVIKIACSDTLINNILIYFATSIFGGIPLCGIIFSYTQVVSSVLRMPSAGTKYKAFSTCGSHLSVVSLFYGTAFGVYISSALTSSSRNTAVVSMMYTVVPQMMNPFIYSLRNRDMKGALRKLISRMPSLL; encoded by the coding sequence ATGGAACCTAGAAATGAAACAGTCATTATAGAATTTCTTCTCATGGAAGTGACAGATAATCCAGAACTGCAGTCCCTCATCTTCATCCTGTTCCTATTCATGTACCTGGTCACTGTCCTGGGAAACCTGCTCATCATCCTGGCTGTCATCTCTGACTCCCATCTTCATATCCCCatgtacttctttctttttattctgtcatTTACTGACATCTGTTTAAGTACAACCACAATCCCAAAGATACTGGTGAATATCCATACACAGAACCAGAGCATCACTTATGCAGGCTGCCTCACACAGATCTGCTTTGTCATGGTTTTTGCAAGTTTGGATAGTTGTATTCTTTCAGTAATGGCCTATgatcgctatgtggccatctgtcaTCCACTGAGGTACACAGTCATCATGAACTCCCACCTCTGTGGCCTCTTGATTCTTCTCTCCCTGTTTATTAGCATTGTGGATGCCTTGATACACAATCTGATGGTGTTGCATCTGTCCTTCTGCACAGAACTCGAAatccctctcttcttctgtgaAGTTATTCAGGTTATCAAGATCGCATGTTCTGACACCCTCATCAATAACATCCTGATATATTTTGCAACCAGCATATTTGGTGGTATTCCTCTGTGTGGAATCATTTTCTCTTACACTCAGGTAGTGTCTTCAGTTTTGAGAATGCCATCAGCAGGTACAAAGTATAAAGCTTTTTCTACCTGTGGGTCTCACCTGTCAGTTGTGTCTTTGTTCTATGGGACAGCTTTTGGGGTGTACATTAGTTCTGCTCTCACTAGCTCTTCCAGAAACACTGCAGTGGTTTCAATGATGTACACTGTTGTCCCTCAAATGATGAACCCCTTCATCTACAGCCTGAGGAACAGGGACATGAAGGGAGCCTTGAGGAAACTCATAAGTAGAATGCCTTCTCTTCTGTGA